CAGCCGATATTTGAACAATCAAATCTTTACCCGTTTTGGTTAATTTTGTGCTACTGTCATTGTTGTTACAGGAcatttaatgggaaaaaagagCACTGGAGATTTTCCTTATGgttttgaagaagaaaacaaaacaccattTTCAGCATTACCTGACAATGCCAAGCAGCTGGAAGACTATCTGCAGTGGGAAGAAATCTCAAAATATTTGCTACGGCTGCTGGAAAGGAACGAAAATAAAAGTGCTCACTTTTTAAAAGGAGGGCTTCCCTGGTACACCAGGAACACCTGGGAGACAGATGACAATAGCAGCTGGAAAGATGTAAGTAAGATAACACCTACAAAGACACTCCCTGTGTTCAATTTTTGTTTTACAGTAACACATCAGCTTCTTCTAACTTGAGGACTGTCCAGAACTAGACATTCAGTACAGCAAGACTTTGCTCTTGATTACAGATTGCCACTCGCAGATTTTATTTTGGATGAATTAATTTGTTATTGGGCATGAAATCAGCAAGCATTAAACAGATTTTAGTGTCTGGGTTCCCTTCAAGCTGCTTGGTTGAACCGTTCTTTTCTCCATGCTGAGGTGACCACATCAGCACCATCCCGTGTTACCCAGCAAAGCCAAGCTGACAAACAGATgtgagggcaggaggagggcagAGGTGCTGCCATCCCGCTCCGTCGCTGTTCGGGATGTTGTTCCCTGGCTTGGGGGGGAACGGCCAGTCCGTGGGTAAAGCCACCTCTGTTCCCACCTTTGTCCTTGTCTCATTTGCCTTTCCCCAGCTGATGGGGCTGGCTACTACTGCGGTTGTTTGCGGTCTTGCTAAATCAGTCTGTG
This Pseudopipra pipra isolate bDixPip1 chromosome W, bDixPip1.hap1, whole genome shotgun sequence DNA region includes the following protein-coding sequences:
- the LOC135405830 gene encoding gastrin-releasing peptide-like; amino-acid sequence: MGGGPRRPGALPLLALALLAAQGGAAPLQPGGTPALTKIYPRGSHWAVGHLMGKKSTGDFPYGFEEENKTPFSALPDNAKQLEDYLQWEEISKYLLRLLERNENKSAHFLKGGLPWYTRNTWETDDNSSWKDMMDYLLQVVNMKESTPS